From Gossypium raimondii isolate GPD5lz chromosome 11, ASM2569854v1, whole genome shotgun sequence:
CACCTTTAAAATAAGGTTTTAGAAAGTTTCTGAATCATGTAACCATCATTAAAAATTGGCATATAAGGTTTCTGAAAACTAGGGCTTAAActagttgaattgaatcatGAATCCAAATTTCAACGATGAAAGATTGCACTTTTTCGAAGGTATAATTCAACtcagaaaaaaattagaagtttgAATCccaatattcataaaataaaactttaattcatttgataaaGAATTAGAAGTTGTAATGGCTGCGAATGAGTTACAGGGGAGTGCTTCAAGTATGGTTAAGAGGAAATCTTTGAAGGGTAAAGGGAAAGTTGCTATTTCTGGTTCTGAAAATAGGTTTGAGATATTGAATGATGAATGTGAATTGGAACAGATTGATCAAGGTCAACTGGGAGAAGATTTAGTTAATCCTTTTTTGGAATGTAAGGGGTTTTAACAATTCCCTCAAATACATTAGGGTTATGAATAGAATGAAGGAGTTGAGAGTTGATATAGTTTGTTTGATTGAAACTagagtaaaggaaaataatgtGACTGCTATTGGAAAAGTGGTTTCAGGGTTGGAGGGGCATTAACAACTACAATGATGCTGAGAATGGAAGATTATGGTTTTTATGGATGGACTTTTTTAGAGATTACAGAGTTTGTTAACACAGATCAGACTAACACATGCATGATTAAAAGCTATAATCTATTCTGGTATGTTTCTGAGGTTTATGGAAGTACTGATGGTTGTGAAAGGAGGAGGTTATGGACTCATTTAGAGACTAAGCACAATGTTGGTGCTTCTCCTTGGTTAGTAGCTGGGCATTTCAACGTGATTGCCAATCCTCAAGAGAGCTCGAATTTTTCAGGAGTTTATAATTAGAGTACTGACATTAAAGAGTTAGAAGTTGCTTGGAAGAGCTTGAGTtagatgattatatgtttagaatttgctgttgatttttataaaaagtttatTGGCTCTCCTGATAAGATTGTTTTTTATTGTTCGCTTGATCTTCTAAAAGAAGCAATGCCTAAACTTTTTCTACTGATGCTCAAATTGATTTGGCAAAGTCTATTCCTATAGAAGAGATTAAGGTAGCtatttttgagcaaaatggtGAAAAGGCTCCTGGTCCGGATGGGTGCACTGCCCATTTTTACTAGAACATTtattagaaatgaaaataaaaatctaaattctaaatatacaaaagaataagaattagaaacatattttaattcatgaAAAACTTTCAATGGCTGACCCGAATTTTGGTAACTTGCAAGTATCaaacaacaatttatttaagattaatgCATATAAGAATTTCACTTAGTGCACtataaatgatgaaaaatggtcaattattataatttaaaaaatattaaatctgtaaataatattcttttgtgatTAACTTGTCATAAATTTGAAGTGAGACAAAATAACTTGTCCTTTAGCAAACAAATGACCATTGCTTAAATTATTAGTTTAGAAATGCTCTTTTTTGCTCTCTAATTATGGGTGGACTATGTTCTGGTGAAGTTATGTTCAGTGAATATGGTATGTTCATCTATCCATGTGAAAACAAGAGAAGAATAAGAATTTATctcgaaaaagaaagaagtcTCTTAACCTTATCACTTACATGCTAGATTATTTTGCTGAGACCTGTTCTATAATGTGCCTTTATTCAACTAGCATATTTATAcaactattttgttatttatcaGGCAATGGTGGCAATAAGAAAGAGCCAGGCAATAAGGGTAATGAAAAGGAAGACGGTGAGAATGATGGCCAAATGGAGGATAGCGATGAAGATGATGAATCGGATAACGAGGAAGATATGGAAGAAAGTGAAGAAGATTAGTGCTTTAGCAAAGTGGAAGGTGCAATACAACTTCCATTGTCTGATTAAATGACATGGCACTTGACATTAGCCATGTTCTTTACATGGGAAGATGCTTATCCGGAGTGAGGATCGATAAGCTTTTATGCCGATTAGCCTCTTGTTTTGCCTTTTACTTCCCACTTTGTGCATTTCCTCCCGAATTTTGGCTTAAGTTTGTTGTAAAAGATCCATAGATTTTGATATAAGAAAGAAAAGGtcatattttcaacttttttctcaaaatatttgtactagTAAATCAATTCACGTTCCTTATGtggtaataatattttaatagcaTGAACATTGGCATGGTATCTCAAAGATGTCGGAGAAACTCCATGCAAGCGATAGAAGACACAATGAGAGGTTAAAAATATCATGAGGCTTATATTTGGGAGCATAACAGATACAATAAGGTAATACATATTAAGTTGATTCGAACCTATTCTATTGAGAAATTTAAACAACatagattataaattatatttaataataattattttaaattatattttatagtattatatattatgattttagtaaattcatataagaatatttaatactaagaattttatcaaattatatattttattaaattatatttaataataattatgttaaaatatgattaaattatttattatttatattaataatcttattaaaatttaataacaataacaataatcatctacctaacaAAAATTCTGCAAAgagtattctagtcattttagtttttttccttatgctattacacctctattacattcaaccaaacacaagaataccattacgcccctattccatttcattcaaccaaacaaaagattTACCTATtatgcctctattccattacgcatCTATttcattacacctctattccattacacctctattccattacagcgaaccaaacgtgctgtaaataaatttcaaaaacttaataatgctattaacaaaataaaaaaaatataataatattctcATATCATCTGTAATTGGACATTGGATATGTGTTTATGATCCAGAAGAATTAGTGTCATTGACGTTTTTAAAACCGGtaacatttatcaaattaatttatgcaatatacaaaattaatttaatgaataaataaattaaaattttataatattattaaaataccgttaaattaataatttatttgacataaaaatattgttaaattgtataatataaTTTGGCCCTATTATTAAACCAATTGTTACTTGAGATATTTCATATGATAAGATTACCTTATGTTACTTGagatatttgaaatgatgaaaattaaacaaaggcataaaattactaatatctggtaacaaaagaaaatatattttagactttatttagagattgaaataaaaaaattgagaggAAGATGattttgagaataaaaattagaatttggaTGGATGAAATTGAGTGAGAAAGAATTAAAATGTAAAGGGTTTATTTAGGGATGGAGGCAGGGTTAGTCGTTAGgttatttaactcttttttttaattacatatttattttatcgtTGATCTAATGGTTTCTAGATTTTCTAATTGATGAGATTCAATGATTCTAACTTTTGTTCTAGATGTTTTGTAGAGCGCTACTGTCATGTAAGTAAAAACACACCCTATTAGACACGATTTCAAGGAAAATGTGTCCAACATAATGCGTTTTTGCTCACGTCTTGCAAAATCAGCCTAcacccctaatttttttcaaaaattgcctcaattccttaatttttattttaaatcaacatttttcccttattttgcccaactaaaattttctttgttgaaaaattttaggttaaaaaatGCCATAAGTTTCTATATTCttataaatttgacatttaggcttttaagtttttatttctagaatttaattctctttactttttaagatttcaaattttatgtccaactgctaacattgttaaaattatttcattaaattcggtccattacaatataatttttaattatatgactACCAATTAagtatttgtttttcattttaaaatttcacaccaacaaatttgataaaaaacaatattaacaattaaacttaaattttaaaatttgaaaaatgaaaagactatctaaaatctaaatttattaagtggacatttgaatcaaaattttaatttcaaaatataaagaaaggaaaatggaaaaagaatcCGGGATTCACTAAAGATAATATCCACGCGACGTGCAGTTTCAAATACCGGAGATAACACTAGTAAAACtaatagaaagaaagaaattaacaGCCACATGGCTCCTATATAACCCCCAAATTCCAGTTTTTCAACCTCTTACCCGCCGCCATTATTGCTTCTTGGGGGAATTtgctcttttccttttccaaatCCACACACAAGAAGATTGAAAAAACAAACAGAATCagcaattttaacattttacactttttctATTCTCTCTCATAAACACTTTCCCCTAGAAAATTAACCAAACACACATGGACTCTTCCCCTGTCAACTGGGAAGCACTCGAAGCTCTCATCATCGATTTCGCCAAATCAGAAAACTTGATCGAGGACTCTTCCCCACCCTCTTCGCCTTCTCTCTCCTCTTCCCCTTCCCCCTCTTCCTCTTCTTATCTTTCCAGGTTAATCATTCGCCAGATCAGAAGCTCCTTAGAGGCCGGTGACGTTGACGCCGCCATCGATCTCTTCCGAGCTCATGCTCCTTTTGTCCTGGAAGATCATCGCCTTCTCTTTCGGTTACAGAAACAGGTTAATATCCTACTCCtgtcttattattttgtattaattagaATGTGCTTTAGCTGTAGTTAGTTCCTTCGTTTttggagttttaaattttacatcgtTGATggaagttttgttttcttttgaagaaatttattgaattattgagGGAAGGAACTACGGAGGATCGTGGCCCCGCAATTGATTACTTAAGGACGTTTCTTGCTCCTTGTGCTCTCAATGCCTATCCAGTAATGTTATCttcctttgttttgttttttttttttggcttttaatttaatatttggaCTCCTAagatacttttttttttttaaatttgaggaaccttgatttaatattattcttttattcatcgccgtttttatttgaattaattaagaGGAATAGTATGATACATGCACGGTGTGGTCTTTAAAGTTTCATTGTAGTGAAGGGCATCTTATTGTCAGCTAAAGTGCTTTGTATATTTTCTTAATCCTTAATCTGGTTTGAAAAGATTGTGCTATTCTTTGGATGTGGGTCTTTTATTTGATTCTGGTAAATAATGGAGATAGAGTATAGGGGGCTACGGTGCTGGTGTGATGTTGGGAATTCCTTTTTGAAgtggaattttaaaaatatgaaacgGGAATCTTTTAGCAGCTGCGTAGTTGTCTTCCTGTCACCCTATATGCTCGTGTTCTACCAAATTCTTAATTGAGATTTGGGGGAGGTTTGATTTTTTCAAACCTTCAGAGACTAGACATTATAATTGGAAAATGAACTTGGAAAATGAACTTCCCAGGTGTGTGTCAATGTTATTGATCATATAGAACGTGCATAAATTTAAAAGCTAGTCATTTGGATAAGGCGATCCAATCTTAGACTTGGAGTGCTGTTGGGGTTTTAGAGTTGACTTACAATCAAGGATAAGGAGAATCAAATCTCTGAATTGTTTTTCAACTTAAAGTACAGTTAGTTGGTGACATTTTTGGGGGTGGATTTGGCAGTCTAACTGTTGCTTATAGTACTTTTATAGAATCAATTTAATGCCTGTATAACATACCTAAAAAacaattgatcaattgaaatatattCTGTTCACTTGGGAGTTCTGATAGATTTTTGCATCTGTATTTAAGGAAGCATATGAGGAATTCAAGCATGTTCTTCTTGCCTTTATATATGACAAGGATGATCAGACTTCCCCAGTGGCAAATGAGGTGAGTTGGAATTTGTTCCCATGCAAATATTACTATGATTGGTGAGAAAAGGAGTCTTGTGCTTACAAGAAATTGTTATAATGTGCACAGTGGGCTGAGAAGAGGAGGTATGAGATTGCTGGCTTAATGTCTTCTGTTTTAAGAGCGCATTTACATGCATATAATCCAATCTTTTCAATGACATTGAGATATTTGATAAGGTACACTGCAACTCTCAATAGATATAATTTCATGGGATACTTTCTGTGAGATAGTGTGCTTATATTGATTTTGATAAGTTCACAATGGTTTCTTACACTTTTCAGCATTCATAAAGGATTTTGCTTTCGACAAGGAATTTTATCACCTATTTCAGATCTTATTGAGAGATTGCTACTTTTGGAACGTGATCCTCCTGCAATACCTCAAGATAGTTTGTATGAGGCACAACCATTTGATGAGGTGCAGTTTTCTTATCTAGGgcgtttttatttgtttcttgagGAAAAAATGACTTGTATTTTCAAATGGGTTGATGCATGAATTTGCTGTATTATGTGTTCTGCAAGTTCACATGGATGCCTTCTATATTTCTGTGTTGATTTTGAAATCCAGGTGGATATACAAGCACTTGCGCATGCTGTAGAGCTTACAAGACAAGGGGCTATTGATAGCTTGAGATTTGCCAAGGGTGATTTGTTTCAGGCATTTCAGGTTTTTGAAACATTTATGAATCTAATCCCTCCCTcataattcttaattttttgaagttgGATTTTGCATTGTCTCTGTACTTTTAAAGTTCAATCAAATATGATAactgttttatttaataaatcaaagaCAATGTCAAATAAGTTGTATGTTTCTTCATTggataaaatttggaaaataaataaataaaccaatagTTAAAGTTGCTTTTAACTTCAAGTCTGAAGGCACATTGTAATATGTGCCTCCAATTTTTTTGGGGGGTAATTGATTGTTAACGTTATGACAATGCATGCAGAATGAAATATGTAGAATGAGATTGGATGCTGCCATGCTTGATGAACTTGTTCGTGAGTACTGTATTTACAGGGGAATTGTGGAATCTGGTAGTCTCATCCCATCTAGTGAGATTCTAACATCAATTTCTTTTCACTATATGTATCCTTATTTGTGGGAGTGCTGATCAACATATTCTTCCTCAGGAGTGCAAACACTTTCAGAACCTTTGAAAGGTAATCCATCGGAGTCTGGGTGTTATTCAACACAAGACGGTTCCCTTGATGTGGATTATAGCAGTGCTAAGTGGTCAAATAGTGAAACTTCTGCTACTACAGATATGAGTAGTATGCGTGGCACTAATGTCGAATTAAGGTATGCTTCTGACCCAGCAAACAACCTCGAAGATTGTAGCACCAGTGGGTCACATCAGTCTGAAAATTTGAGGCTCCCGAGAAACAGAAGCCATGGAGCTGGTGAAAGAAGTAAACGCAAGAGATGGAGGGGAAGACATGATGAACTAGATCATATTTCTGATATACATTTTAACCGATGCAGCAAGCAAGAGGTTAGCACTGCAATGCAAGTTGCCAGCGCAACAATATCAAAAGCACAACAGGtatattttgcattttttttatgatactTCCCTTATGATAGATTGATAGAGATAACAGCATGAGTTTATTCATCAGGGAGTGGAAAATATCAACGGGGAAGAGAAATATGAAATTGTTCTGGGGATGAAAGAACTAGCAAGCAGAGGAATGGCTGCTGAGGTTGTGGAGGAAATTAATGCATTGGACCCAAACTTCTTTGCACAAAATCCAGTTTTGTTATTCCAACTGAAGCAGGTCATTTGATTTTGCACTGGAGTGGCTTCATTAAGTGAACATTCAGCGTGAATTTCTGTTTCAATTGTCAATAAGATGCATAGAATGGTTGGTTTGATTGTTGTGTTTGTTTTAGGTTGAATTTCTGAAACTGGTTGGATTGGGTGATCACTCTGGTGCTCTAAAGGTTGCATGCTCCCATTTAGGTCCCTTAGCTGCCAGTGACCCCAATTTGCTGAAGCCCTTGAAGGAGACTTTGTTGTCACTGCTTCGGCCAAGTGAAGATGCACTTGTGACAGGCTTGCCCTTACATGCTCTTGCAACTTCACTTCAGGTACCTTAAGTTTTGAATTATGCATAGTCTTCCCTAGTTGTAGTAGCCATTGGTTATTATTAATGAACCTGTTATCTCTGGAGTGTTGGTTGATTATATATACaactattttcctttttccacaTAAAAATACTCTTGGTTAGGTTGCTTTTGGGAAAAGGCTTGGGATTGAAGAGCCTCAGCTTGTGAAGATAATGAGAGCAACCCTTTACACACATACCGAATGGTTCAAACTTCAAATGTGTAAAGATCGATTTGAAAGTCTCCTGAGAATTGATTCTTTGAAGGAAAATAGTACTCCTGTTCTGACTTCCTTGGCCTCTTCAAAGTCGAATACCGAAAGCTGCAACCTTGGGTCTTCACAAGTTACCATGTCATCAACAACCCGTGTATCAGATGACGGTGGAAGTCCAAATCAAGCATCATCAAGAGATGTTATCTGCGATGAGAATGCAATACTTAAAGTAATGGTAAGTAAAACTTTAAAGCTTCATCAATTTTCTTCCTTCTACATTATGTCACTCTGGTTTAACCGCTTCTTTCATATATTCGTAATGCAATCAGCTTCTGCATATTTTTTCAAGGACGgatagtaattaaaagaatcatAATGATTTACTTATCCTATATCCCATATTACTTTTGCAGGAATTTCTTGCATTGCCAAGGGCTGATGCAATCCATCTTCTTGCACAATACAATGGAAATGCCGAGACAGTAATCCAGCAAATATTTGCATAGatatttaaatgtaaaatacaACACTAGAGGACATTTTGatcatgatttatttatttgtttgtttgttaataatatttatttattcaattcgTATTTGTGATATATTGTGTATATATACTTCGGAAGGGATGATGTCAGCATGAGTTTGATTTTTCTTGCATCAGTTCTCGACTTCTGAAGGTGGAATTTGCGGGTTGATAACAGGATCATTCAGcttcaatatattaaaaaccAAGTTTGTCTCCCGTCCTTGTAAAAACGCATGTTTCATGCATCTACCTAACAGTAATTCACATAGCCAACTTATAGGATGCATAAGTGTTTTCCTTAAATACTCCCCTAAATCGCTCAtggggattttttttctttcacctTTCTTTTAACTAAGCTCTATTGAAGCTCTTCACATCCCTCCTCTAGTTACATGAATTTATTCCTCAAGTTACATGAACAAGCAATACTTggtattaacaaaaaaaaattaaaaaatgttacaaATATCTCAAACTTCGCCAAGACTCCACTCCTATCAACAAGGAAGCTTTGCCAAAACTTTACCAATCTTCATGTCCCACCTACGACAAAGTTTGTGCTAAATTAAACAATTCTAATATGATCATTGTTACttatcattaatatattttataattccaTGTCAATTCATATAGCTTACTAATAAGATGTATAAGTGTTTTTCTTAAATACTCTCCTGGCCCGTTCATCATAAGgggaatttttttctttcacctCTCTTTCAACTACGCTCCATTGGAGCACTTCATATTCTCTCCTCTCTTAACTCAATCACTTGTAACTCTCAGCTCACCATCACCAGGTGAATAGCTTCTAACGTCCTTTGTCACATTTTGTATCAACAAGAA
This genomic window contains:
- the LOC105803898 gene encoding uncharacterized protein LOC105803898 isoform X3 — translated: MDSSPVNWEALEALIIDFAKSENLIEDSSPPSSPSLSSSPSPSSSSYLSRLIIRQIRSSLEAGDVDAAIDLFRAHAPFVLEDHRLLFRLQKQKFIELLREGTTEDRGPAIDYLRTFLAPCALNAYPEAYEEFKHVLLAFIYDKDDQTSPVANEWAEKRRYEIAGLMSSVLRAHLHAYNPIFSMTLRYLISIHKGFCFRQGILSPISDLIERLLLLERDPPAIPQDSLYEAQPFDEVDIQALAHAVELTRQGAIDSLRFAKGDLFQAFQNEICRMRLDAAMLDELVREYCIYRGIVESGSLIPSRVQTLSEPLKGNPSESGCYSTQDGSLDVDYSSAKWSNSETSATTDMSSMRGTNVELRYASDPANNLEDCSTSGSHQSENLRLPRNRSHGAGERSKRKRWRGRHDELDHISDIHFNRCSKQEVSTAMQVASATISKAQQGVENINGEEKYEIVLGMKELASRGMAAEVVEEINALDPNFFAQNPVLLFQLKQVEFLKLVGLGDHSGALKVACSHLGPLAASDPNLLKPLKETLLSLLRPSEDALVTGLPLHALATSLQAWD
- the LOC105803898 gene encoding uncharacterized protein LOC105803898 isoform X2; the protein is MDSSPVNWEALEALIIDFAKSENLIEDSSPPSSPSLSSSPSPSSSSYLSRLIIRQIRSSLEAGDVDAAIDLFRAHAPFVLEDHRLLFRLQKQKFIELLREGTTEDRGPAIDYLRTFLAPCALNAYPEAYEEFKHVLLAFIYDKDDQTSPVANEWAEKRRYEIAGLMSSVLRAHLHAYNPIFSMTLRYLISIHKGFCFRQGILSPISDLIERLLLLERDPPAIPQDSLYEAQPFDEVDIQALAHAVELTRQGAIDSLRFAKGDLFQAFQNEICRMRLDAAMLDELVREYCIYRGIVESGVQTLSEPLKGNPSESGCYSTQDGSLDVDYSSAKWSNSETSATTDMSSMRGTNVELRYASDPANNLEDCSTSGSHQSENLRLPRNRSHGAGERSKRKRWRGRHDELDHISDIHFNRCSKQEVSTAMQVASATISKAQQGVENINGEEKYEIVLGMKELASRGMAAEVVEEINALDPNFFAQNPVLLFQLKQVEFLKLVGLGDHSGALKVACSHLGPLAASDPNLLKPLKETLLSLLRPSEDALVTGLPLHALATSLQVAFGKRLGIEEPQLVKIMRATLYTHTEWFKLQMCKDRFESLLRIDSLKENSTPVLTSLASSKSNTESCNLGSSQVTMSSTTRVSDDGGSPNQASSRDVICDENAILKVMEFLALPRADAIHLLAQYNGNAETVIQQIFA
- the LOC105803898 gene encoding uncharacterized protein LOC105803898 isoform X1 — encoded protein: MDSSPVNWEALEALIIDFAKSENLIEDSSPPSSPSLSSSPSPSSSSYLSRLIIRQIRSSLEAGDVDAAIDLFRAHAPFVLEDHRLLFRLQKQKFIELLREGTTEDRGPAIDYLRTFLAPCALNAYPEAYEEFKHVLLAFIYDKDDQTSPVANEWAEKRRYEIAGLMSSVLRAHLHAYNPIFSMTLRYLISIHKGFCFRQGILSPISDLIERLLLLERDPPAIPQDSLYEAQPFDEVDIQALAHAVELTRQGAIDSLRFAKGDLFQAFQNEICRMRLDAAMLDELVREYCIYRGIVESGSLIPSRVQTLSEPLKGNPSESGCYSTQDGSLDVDYSSAKWSNSETSATTDMSSMRGTNVELRYASDPANNLEDCSTSGSHQSENLRLPRNRSHGAGERSKRKRWRGRHDELDHISDIHFNRCSKQEVSTAMQVASATISKAQQGVENINGEEKYEIVLGMKELASRGMAAEVVEEINALDPNFFAQNPVLLFQLKQVEFLKLVGLGDHSGALKVACSHLGPLAASDPNLLKPLKETLLSLLRPSEDALVTGLPLHALATSLQVAFGKRLGIEEPQLVKIMRATLYTHTEWFKLQMCKDRFESLLRIDSLKENSTPVLTSLASSKSNTESCNLGSSQVTMSSTTRVSDDGGSPNQASSRDVICDENAILKVMEFLALPRADAIHLLAQYNGNAETVIQQIFA